The following coding sequences are from one Trueperaceae bacterium window:
- a CDS encoding substrate-binding domain-containing protein — MREYERTTWSRARWIIAALAVTGLVLAQDAPDITADSFTSDFSVMQQLRDIAAQGSGAIAVLLPETTTSARYVAFDEPFLRRAFQEAGVADSDIIITNAQGSESTQLTQAQAAITQGATVLIVDPISSGVGASIEQYAAEQGVPVIDYDRLTLGGARNYYVSFDNVRVGELIGEGLVSCIADWGVESPNVLVMSGAPTDNNATLFAQGYNSVLEPYFADGTYTNAGAPAGTWDPAQARTTFEGQFTANQEINAVVTPNDDNANAVISYLKTLNVPPRTFPTTGQDATLQGLQNVLAGYQCGTVYKPINLEAQATAALALFIRAGMEPPAGLVNGTTLDSQANVEVPSVLLDPIWVTPENMAETVVADGFVDPAELCAGFEDECAAAGIEQ, encoded by the coding sequence ATGCGTGAGTACGAGCGAACCACCTGGTCGAGAGCGCGTTGGATCATCGCGGCGCTGGCCGTGACGGGGCTGGTGCTGGCGCAGGACGCCCCGGACATCACCGCCGACTCGTTCACGAGCGACTTCTCGGTGATGCAGCAGCTCAGGGACATCGCCGCCCAGGGCAGCGGCGCGATCGCGGTGCTGCTGCCGGAGACGACCACGTCGGCGCGGTACGTCGCGTTCGACGAGCCGTTCCTACGCCGGGCGTTCCAGGAGGCCGGCGTCGCCGACAGCGACATCATCATCACCAACGCCCAGGGCAGCGAGTCGACGCAGCTGACCCAGGCGCAGGCCGCCATCACGCAGGGCGCCACGGTGCTGATCGTCGACCCGATCTCCTCCGGCGTGGGCGCGTCCATCGAGCAGTACGCGGCCGAGCAGGGCGTCCCGGTGATCGACTACGACAGGCTGACCCTCGGCGGCGCCAGGAACTACTACGTGAGCTTCGACAACGTCCGCGTCGGCGAGCTGATCGGCGAGGGGCTCGTGAGCTGCATCGCGGACTGGGGCGTGGAGTCCCCGAACGTCCTCGTGATGAGCGGCGCCCCCACCGACAACAACGCCACCCTCTTCGCCCAGGGCTACAACTCGGTCCTCGAGCCGTACTTCGCCGACGGCACGTACACGAACGCCGGCGCGCCCGCCGGCACCTGGGACCCGGCGCAGGCGCGCACGACGTTCGAGGGGCAGTTCACGGCGAACCAGGAGATCAACGCGGTCGTGACCCCCAACGACGACAACGCCAACGCCGTGATCTCGTACCTCAAGACCCTCAACGTGCCGCCGCGCACGTTCCCGACCACCGGCCAGGACGCCACGCTGCAGGGCCTGCAGAACGTCCTCGCCGGGTACCAGTGCGGCACCGTCTACAAGCCCATCAACCTCGAGGCGCAGGCGACGGCCGCCCTCGCCCTGTTCATCCGCGCCGGCATGGAGCCGCCGGCCGGGCTCGTGAACGGCACGACGCTGGACTCGCAGGCGAACGTCGAAGTCCCCTCGGTGCTGCTCGACCCGATCTGGGTGACGCCCGAGAACATGGCCGAGACGGTCGTGGCGGACGGCTTCGTCGACCCGGCAGAGCTCTGCGCGGGCTTCGAGGACGAGTGCGCTGCCGCCGGCATCGAACAGTAG